CGGCCTTTCTCGGTAGAGCCACAGCCCCACCCCGATACAAAAACCTGCTACCTGACCAACGGCAAAGAAAACGAAAAAGATCAGCGACAAACCTGCCACGGTAACTTGCGTGAGCGCGCCTGGGTCGCTCCATCGCGCGAGCGCAAATGCCGCTCCGTAGCCTAGCCCGGTGCCGAGCGCGCCGCCTGCCGCCTGGCCGAGGTATCGCGACCGCTCGCGCACCAGCTCGCGGGCGGCGCTGGCCCCCAGAAATTCATCTTCATCCTCGGTGATGTCATTGGGATGCTCCTCGGCGTAGCGCTGCGCCTCTACCAGACGCGAGCCGCCGTATAAAAAGCTGACATCACGCCGACGCTTGATCCAGTCGTCGCAGGTCTGCGCCAGACGCCGGTGCAGCAGCAGCCCCGCGCGGTCTTCTTCGAGCCACATTTTGAGCTGCGGCCAGCTCGTGATCAGCACCTCATGCGCCAGATCTACAAGCACGCGCGATTCCTGCCCGTTGGTCGCAGCCTGGTCGTCACCGCTGCGGATCAGCAGCCGGTTATCGGTCAGATGATCCAGGGTATACCTGAAATCGTCCGGCTCGTCCTTGGGGCTGCATAGCTCACAGAGCGGCTGCTGGCGGCGCGTGTCGGGCGAGTTCTCGCCAAGCTGCACCAGGCACAGCAGCACGCGCCGCGCGATCTGCCGCTGCGCTGGCGTGAGATCCGCCAGCGTCGCGTCGGCCCTGGTGGCAACCGCGACCGCCAGGCCGCTGCCGCCGTCGTGGCCCATCTGCTCGTATGCGCTCAGCGTGAGCAATCGGCGCTGGCGCTTGCTCCACAGCAGCCGCATCGTCTCCTGAAGCAGCGGCAGCACGCCCGGCTCGTCGTGTCCATCGGCGATCAGCCGCTCCACCAGCGCCGGTTCGAGGTACGCGCCGACGCTGGCTGCCGGATACTGGATCGCCTCGCGCAGCGCAGGGCCACGCAGCGGCGCGACCTCTAGCCGCTGGCTGGGCAGCACCGGCCACAGCGTGCTGCTCATCAGCTCAGGATAGAAATCGGCGCGCATCGTGATCAGCAGCACGCAGTTCTCGTAGGAGCGCAGCGACAGCAGCGCCGCGATAAAGCGCATCTGCTCGCCGCGCTCGGCCTGCGTAAACAGCTCCTCGAACTGGTCGATCACCAGCAGCAGCCGTTGCGCCGCCGGCGGCCGCGCCAGCGCCGTCGCCACCAGCTCGGCGTGCCGCGAGACATCGCCCGCCAGCAGCTCGACCAGCGTCTTGGTCGGCTGCTTGCCCGGTCGCATGGAGCAGACCCGCCAGAAATCCCTGGGAAAATCCTGTCCGGCGGCCAGACGCGGCAGCAAGCCCGCGAAGACCAGCGAGGACTTGCCCGATCCCGATGGCCCGATCACAAACAGCAGCCGGTGCTGATGCAGCCGATCGACCATCTTCTGGATCTCGGCGTCGCGACCGTAGAAGCGGCTCGCGTCGTCCTGGCCGAAGGGCACCATGCCGGGGTACGGGCAGGGGACGAAGACCTCACGCGGCGGCGGCGACTTGATCAGATCCCGCAGCCGCGCGGTTTCGCCCTCCCAGTTGGCCTCGGCGGTATAATCCAGCGCCACGCGAAAGCCAAGCTGCGGCGGTAGCTCGAAGCGGCCCAGCCGCAGCGGGATCAGCCGCTCCTGCTGCTCGTCGACGCTCAGAAAGCTCGCCAGCTTGCCGCCGAGCTGGCTCCACTGATCGGCAAGATACGCCTGGCTCAGCACCAGCAGCGTGTAGCGGCTATCCAGCACCGCGCGCTCGAACGCATCGACGATC
The Herpetosiphonaceae bacterium DNA segment above includes these coding regions:
- a CDS encoding TIR domain-containing protein, translated to MQPTIARDLFISHTSRDAEWVRGYLLPALGLPAERIITPQDFVPGTPIVDAFERAVLDSRYTLLVLSQAYLADQWSQLGGKLASFLSVDEQQERLIPLRLGRFELPPQLGFRVALDYTAEANWEGETARLRDLIKSPPPREVFVPCPYPGMVPFGQDDASRFYGRDAEIQKMVDRLHQHRLLFVIGPSGSGKSSLVFAGLLPRLAAGQDFPRDFWRVCSMRPGKQPTKTLVELLAGDVSRHAELVATALARPPAAQRLLLVIDQFEELFTQAERGEQMRFIAALLSLRSYENCVLLITMRADFYPELMSSTLWPVLPSQRLEVAPLRGPALREAIQYPAASVGAYLEPALVERLIADGHDEPGVLPLLQETMRLLWSKRQRRLLTLSAYEQMGHDGGSGLAVAVATRADATLADLTPAQRQIARRVLLCLVQLGENSPDTRRQQPLCELCSPKDEPDDFRYTLDHLTDNRLLIRSGDDQAATNGQESRVLVDLAHEVLITSWPQLKMWLEEDRAGLLLHRRLAQTCDDWIKRRRDVSFLYGGSRLVEAQRYAEEHPNDITEDEDEFLGASAARELVRERSRYLGQAAGGALGTGLGYGAAFALARWSDPGALTQVTVAGLSLIFFVFFAVGQVAGFCIGVGLWLYRERPTLRAAATAIIGACASSSAFVLFSWLTLPPGAITGQVLARLIAQGLMLGAGIGIGVGWKQRQPLATILGGVLGVGLAVALRLLAWNPIVAVIAGILLGTMTSLGFRATAVDNNPHLVV